In Vespula vulgaris chromosome 19, iyVesVulg1.1, whole genome shotgun sequence, a single genomic region encodes these proteins:
- the LOC127070775 gene encoding programmed cell death 6-interacting protein: protein MAELIAIPLKKPSDVDIIKPLTNVIKSTYSGGNNQKDYTEAIHDLSVLRNNALWRAFEKYESSLEVIYNYYDQLCALEGKIPAHELQIPFKWKDAFDRTIFGGKLSLTISTLAYEKVCVLFNIAALQSSVAVTQSLESDEGLKLAAKLFQQSAGIFNFLKGNVMMAIQQEPTPDISPETLGALSSLMLAQAQEIFVHKAIHDSMKDGIVAKLAAQAEELYADALKLFQKEIFRAFWDKEWIPLIAGKQAGYRAMMEFYQSLVCKNNKCIGEEIARLEHAVELFKAAQQRSNKPNLFQDYANRAQRNLTEVKKDNDFIYHERIPDIKNLEPIGKANVAKLLTLPERFSSNFKDLFMELLPVGVHQALSSYEVRRNELVNAEISKLREMTQVLNSVLASLNLPAAIEDTSGTELPQSLLEKANYVREGGGKAILEASMKELPELLQRNQELLDECERMLQEERESDDQLREQFKERWTRISSARLTEQFIANTRKYREIINNAVSADKEVRNKYETHREGMEILSMDESQLSTTVPNGLAVQESSVVMQLRRLMEDVETLKAERDVIESELKSATTDMKTTFLNALAKDGLIDEPNISVESIGKCYGPLQKEVRESLARQEQLITDIQSAHTKFTNEQSGSGSSREMMLCKLASAYDAFKELKSHLNEGIKFYNDLTQLLVIFQNKISDFCFARKTEKEELLKDLTTNLSHTGPATAPSIPSHHEGSSQKQSNPENRQMQNLPYPLQHPGSMPVPYGASPVAPYPTYMPPPMPATYNPYATMPYPTQGGYNQALPPGTYGGYSGYGNYATLPRYNGSNPPGQNPW, encoded by the exons ATGGCTGAGCTGATAGCGATACCATTGAAGAAACCGTCCGacgtagatattataaaaCCGTTAACAAACGTTATTAAGTCAACATACAGTGGTggaaataatcaaaaagatTATACCGAAGCAATCCATGATTTAAGTGTATTAAGGAACAACGCATTATGGCGAGCTTTCGAAAAATACGAGAGTTCGTTGGAGGTTATTTACAA TTATTACGACCAATTATGTGCTTTAGAAGGGAAGATACCTGCACATGAATTACAAATACCATTTAAATGGAAAGATGCCTTTGATCGTACTATTTTTGGTGGAAAGCTAAGTTTAA CAATTAGCACTTTGGCATATGAAAAAGTTTGTGTACTCTTCAACATTGCTGCATTACAAAGTTCTGTTGCTGTAACTCAATCTTTGGAAAGCGATGAAGGATTAAAACTGGCTGCTAAATTGTTTCaa CAATCTGCTGGtatcttcaattttttaaaaggaaatGTCATGATGGCTATTCAGCAAGAACCGACTCCTGACATTAGTCCGGAAACATTAGGTGCATTATCCTCATTGATGTTAGCTCAAGCTCAAGAAATTTTTGTCCACAAAGCAATTCATGATTCTATGAAAGATGGCATTGTTGCAAAATTAGCTGCACAAGCCGAAGAATTGTATGCTGATGCATTAAAGTTATttcagaaagaaattttccgTGCATTTTGGGATAAAGAATGGATTCCATTG attgCAGGCAAGCAAGCTGGCTATCGTGCTATGATGGAATTTTATCAGTCGCttgtatgtaaaaataataagtgcATAGGAGAAGAAATTGCAAGATTAGAG caTGCTGTGGAATTATTTAAAGCTGCTCAACAACGATCTAATAAGCCTAATTTATTCCAAGATTATGCTAACAGAGCACAAAGAAATTTAACCGAAGTTAAAAAGGATAATGATTTTATCTATCACGAAAGAATTCCAGACATTAAGAATTTAGAACCAATTGGAAAGGCTAATGTTGCAAAATTACTTACATTACCTGAAAGATTCAGTTCAAATTTTAAag ATCTTTTCATGGAATTATTGCCGGTCGGAGTGCATCAAGCTTTATCGTCTTATGAAGTTCGTCGCAATGAACTTGTTAATGCAGAAATATCTAAATTACGTGAGATGACACAAGTTCTTAATAG TGTGTTAGCAAGTTTAAATTTACCAGCAGCCATTGAAGACACAAGTGGAACCGAATTACCGCAATCATTATTAGAAAAAGCAAATTATGTACGAGAAGGTGGTGGTAAAGCAATTTTAGAAGCATCAATGAAAGAACTTCCAGAATTATTACAACGGAATCAGGAATTATTAGATGaa TGTGAACGAATGCTTCAAGAAGAACGTGAATCCGATGATCAATTGAGAGAACAATTTAAAGAACGCTGGACAAGAATATCTAGTGCTCGATTAACAGAGCAATTTATTGCCAATACACGTAAATatcgtgaaattattaataatgctGTTTCTGCAGATAAG GAAGttcgtaataaatatgaaactcATCGGGAAGGTATGGAAATTCTAAGTATGGATGAAAGCCAGTTATCTACGACTGTCCCTAATGGTTTAGCAGTGCAAGAAAGTAGTGTAGTAATGCAACTAAGAAGATTGATGGAAGat GTAGAGACATTGAAAGCAGAACGTGATGTAATTGAAAGTGAATTAAAATCAGCTACAACAGATATGAAAACAACATTTTTAAATGCGCTTGCAAAGGATGGACTAATCGACGAACCGAACATATCTGTTGAAAGTATTGGAAAATGTTATGGTCCTTTGCAGAAAGAAGTACGAGAAAGTTTAGCTCGTCAAGAACAATTAATAACTGATATTCAG agtGCCCATACAAAGTTCACAAATGAACAATCTGGTAGTGGTAGTTCAAGAGAAATGATGCTTTGTAAATTGGCCTCCGCATATGATGCATTTAAAGAATTGAAGAGTCATTTAAATGAAGGAATCAAATTTTACAATGATTTAACCCag CTATTAgttatttttcaaaacaaGATATCGGACTTTTGTTTTGCTCGTAAGactgagaaagaagaattattaaaagatttaacCACTAATTTAAGTCATACTGGTCCAGCTACAGCGCCAAGTATTCCGTCTCATCACGAAG GTTCGAGTCAAAAACAGTCTAATCCGGAGAATCGTCAAATGCAAAATTTACCGTATCCTTTGCAACATCCAGGAAGTATGCCTGTACCATATGGTGCAAGTCCTGTAGCTCCATATCCAACTTATATGCCTCCACCTATGCCAGCAACATATAATCCATATGCTACGATGCCATATCCCACGCAAg GTGGGTATAATCAAGCTTTACCTCCAGGTACTTATGGTGGTTATAGTGGTTATGGTAATTATGCTACATTACCTCGATACAATGGTTCAAATCCTCCAGGACAAAATCCTTGGTga